The genomic window ATCAAGAGTCCACTGGAATCATGGCAGGGAAACAAGACAGTCCCCTGTTCACTCCTTCTTCAGGCAGATCATTCTCCTGAATATGTCTTTGAACTTAGAATTACTCAAGATGATTATGACTGAATGGCCGGCTGGAtatgctgccatgacttccttcaCCACAAAGAACTGATGACTTCTGTATGGAATTCTAAATGTCATATTTGCCATGAAGGCAGcaaagtaagaaacaaagaaacaaaagaatgtcACAACGGTTTTTAATGCATTTATGTGGGCTTCTGTTCTGGCATTTGACGGCTTCTGAGATCCACCTTGCATCCGGTACGTGTGCTtgtaaagagaaatgaataaCAGACAGGTGCACTTCACAAACACCAGGAAGGGAAGTAGTAAGGTCAGGTTAACGAGGAGCAAGTCATTATTTTTCATTACCTTGACTTCACTAATGTTTAGTTCTGTGTATCTCAGGACATACCCATCTTCAATTAAAGGGAAACCTACCTCGATACTCACAGttgcagtgcccaaagaggccatcAAGCTGCCCAGAAGCAGCCAAAAATATGAGCTTTGAAATCCTGAATTTCAGCCAAAGAAACCAGGGCTTAGTGAAGCCTGAAATCTTGAGGCTagtaaaagacagaaagacaggtgGCAAACCAGAGGCCAATCGAGCTGAAGAACATCCAAATGAACATCATCTTTGAAccataaatatttttctcatatgcaaatgggaagaacacagagaagaaactctGTGTCATCAGCATCATCTGCAGCCCGAGTCTGGACAGCCCCGTGCATATCAAGAGGATCTGCAGTATCAGCAGTTTTCTGCTCTTGGCCAAGTCATAGAAGTTCACAATGATAAGGAATCCATTCACTGTTG from Peromyscus leucopus breed LL Stock unplaced genomic scaffold, UCI_PerLeu_2.1 scaffold_834, whole genome shotgun sequence includes these protein-coding regions:
- the LOC114710481 gene encoding LOW QUALITY PROTEIN: taste receptor type 2 member 3-like (The sequence of the model RefSeq protein was modified relative to this genomic sequence to represent the inferred CDS: deleted 2 bases in 2 codons), producing the protein MTFPFLAILHMVIMTAEFLLGTTVNGFLIIVNFYDLAKSRKLLILQILLICTGLSRLGLQMMLMTQSFFSVFFPFAYEKNIYGSKMMFIWMFFSSIGLWFATCLSVFYSLKISGFTKPWFLWLKFRISKLIFWLLLGSLMASLGTATVSIEVGFPLIEDGYVLRYTELNISEVKVMKNNDLLLVNLTLLLPFLVFVKCTCLLFISLYKHTYRMQGGSQKPSNARTEAHINALKTVVTFFCFFVSYFAAFMANMTFRIPYRSHQFFVVKEVMAAYPAGHSVIIILSNSKFKDIFRRMICLKKE